A DNA window from Verrucomicrobiia bacterium contains the following coding sequences:
- a CDS encoding serine/threonine protein kinase — protein MNGHIPPSDSVKPPGPVCPSCKQPVPAGSPAGLCPRCLLAGGAQTLSGGPGPRFEPPSVEAVAALFPALEIIGLLGAGGMGAVYKARQPALDRLVALKLLPKGGTDGANLSERFNREARALARLSHPNIVAVHEFGQAGGLYFFIMEFVDGTNLRRLEQAGRLPPREALQIIPQICDALQYAHDEGVVHRDIKPENVLVDRRGRVKIADFGLAKILGVDPDALRLTADGQVMGTPHYMAPEQIERPLTVDHRADIYSLGVVFYEMLTGDLPIGRFPPPSRKVAVDVRLDEVVLRALENDPQRRYQQAGEVKTRLSSIQETPTEATPEATPSATTSGARGGHFPRWTQRRHHLILAGLIGLVGLVTGSFFLKTTVLDARLRGGLSRAATEIRAERDPATGRPTARIPGGGIVEVVAISDAGAAPNAWWTPDGRPLTNAALRPGAIGTITHDAPVTLKDFVVRFQDLPDGASGPHLDFGPGVSWTGGGEVFDGGHPLPGAWPVRAALPPGLKRMSLRVGFDLDPWRVVATYDAQDQNSTQIRHPGDPTWQSFVHRASDHSGSAQVTLILGTRNPNWRTRVVAVTTNGVAHDFTSGNGTPSESSEVWTFSFADVPLTTVKAFEVQVRPVTWFVFRDLALVPSSPLPAPEPLSFSETIERTFDELIDFETGRTGTFPPSKPGDNPFAGIGENILWAQENGFDAAAGVGELQVLDMTFAAVPDSEWDTLAPQDVADRHARGTFRPRTLSPVSGGHGFRTFVYRTREGGSGILRFRQIEEGRSEITLQFKRVETGHWNPTPATLPKVSRSP, from the coding sequence GTGAACGGCCACATTCCACCAAGCGACTCCGTGAAGCCTCCCGGACCCGTCTGCCCCAGCTGCAAGCAACCCGTGCCTGCGGGCTCACCCGCGGGATTATGCCCACGCTGCCTGCTCGCTGGCGGGGCGCAAACGCTCTCCGGAGGACCGGGGCCGCGGTTTGAGCCGCCATCCGTGGAGGCGGTGGCGGCCCTGTTTCCGGCACTCGAGATCATCGGACTGCTCGGGGCGGGCGGCATGGGTGCCGTCTACAAGGCCCGCCAGCCGGCTCTGGACCGCCTGGTGGCCCTGAAGCTCCTGCCCAAGGGCGGCACCGACGGCGCCAACCTCTCCGAACGGTTCAATCGCGAGGCCCGTGCGCTGGCGCGGCTCAGCCATCCGAACATTGTTGCCGTCCATGAATTTGGGCAGGCGGGAGGGTTGTACTTCTTCATCATGGAGTTCGTGGACGGCACGAACCTCCGCCGGCTCGAGCAGGCCGGCCGGCTGCCGCCCCGCGAGGCCCTTCAGATCATCCCCCAGATCTGCGATGCGCTCCAGTACGCCCACGATGAAGGCGTGGTCCACCGCGACATCAAGCCCGAGAACGTGCTGGTGGACCGCAGGGGGCGGGTGAAAATCGCGGACTTCGGCCTGGCGAAAATCCTGGGGGTGGACCCCGACGCGCTGCGATTGACGGCGGATGGCCAGGTGATGGGGACGCCACACTACATGGCTCCCGAACAGATCGAGCGTCCGCTGACCGTGGATCACCGCGCCGACATCTATTCGCTGGGGGTGGTCTTCTACGAGATGCTCACGGGCGACCTGCCCATCGGGCGATTTCCGCCGCCGTCGCGGAAGGTCGCCGTGGATGTGCGGCTCGACGAGGTTGTGCTGCGCGCGCTGGAGAACGATCCGCAGCGCCGCTATCAACAGGCTGGCGAGGTGAAAACCCGCCTTTCCTCCATCCAGGAGACGCCAACCGAAGCCACCCCGGAGGCAACCCCATCGGCGACGACCTCCGGGGCACGCGGGGGACATTTCCCGCGATGGACCCAACGCCGGCACCACCTGATCCTTGCCGGCCTCATCGGCCTCGTCGGGCTGGTGACCGGCAGCTTTTTTCTGAAGACCACCGTTCTTGATGCTCGTTTGCGCGGAGGCCTCTCGCGGGCGGCCACCGAAATCCGGGCCGAAAGGGATCCGGCGACGGGGCGTCCAACAGCCCGCATCCCCGGTGGCGGCATCGTGGAGGTGGTCGCCATCTCCGACGCAGGCGCAGCACCCAATGCCTGGTGGACACCGGACGGGCGTCCGCTGACGAACGCCGCCCTCCGTCCGGGCGCGATCGGCACGATCACGCACGACGCGCCCGTGACGCTGAAGGATTTCGTGGTCCGGTTTCAGGACCTGCCCGACGGCGCCTCAGGCCCGCATCTGGACTTTGGCCCCGGCGTCAGCTGGACCGGTGGCGGCGAGGTGTTCGACGGCGGCCATCCGCTGCCGGGTGCGTGGCCGGTCCGGGCCGCGCTGCCGCCCGGACTGAAGCGGATGTCCCTCCGGGTCGGCTTTGACCTGGATCCGTGGAGGGTTGTGGCGACGTACGACGCGCAGGATCAGAATTCCACCCAGATCCGGCATCCGGGCGATCCCACCTGGCAGTCGTTCGTGCACCGGGCGTCGGATCATTCCGGATCGGCGCAGGTCACCCTGATCCTCGGCACGCGCAATCCCAACTGGCGCACCCGGGTGGTGGCCGTGACGACCAACGGTGTGGCCCACGATTTCACCAGCGGGAATGGGACGCCCTCGGAATCGTCCGAAGTGTGGACCTTCTCATTCGCCGACGTGCCGCTGACGACGGTGAAGGCATTCGAGGTGCAGGTGCGGCCGGTGACATGGTTCGTGTTTCGTGATCTGGCGCTGGTGCCGTCTTCACCCCTGCCCGCGCCGGAACCGCTGTCGTTTTCCGAGACCATCGAACGCACCTTTGATGAACTGATTGATTTCGAAACCGGCCGAACCGGAACGTTCCCCCCCTCAAAGCCGGGTGACAACCCCTTCGCCGGCATCGGAGAGAACATTCTTTGGGCCCAGGAGAACGGCTTTGACGCCGCGGCGGGCGTGGGGGAGTTGCAGGTCCTGGATATGACCTTCGCCGCGGTGCCGGATTCCGAATGGGACACCCTCGCACCGCAGGACGTCGCCGACCGGCATGCCCGCGGCACCTTCCGACCCCGAACGCTCTCCCCGGTGTCGGGAGGTCACGGCTTCCGGACCTTCGTGTACCGCACGCGTGAGGGAGGATCCGGGATCCTGCGGTTCCGGCAGATCGAGGAGGGGCGATCGGAGATAACCCTCCAGTTCAAGCGCGTCGAAACCGGACACTGGAACCCGACTCCGGCCACCCTGCCAAAAGTCTCGAGATCGCCATGA
- a CDS encoding Gfo/Idh/MocA family oxidoreductase: protein MRRRTFLRGAGLAGVAFAAAPWVRPQPADRTYRIALIGCGWWGRNILKEAMASRRVTVVGLCDVDEQAREVTAEQVNDLNGDSPRTFADYRDLLAKAAPDVVLIATPDHWHALQAIAALRAGAHVFVEKPTGHTVNESRAMWHAARDSGRKVQVGLHRRIGPHHVSAMKFLKSGAVGTVGMVRLFAHGGGGPEKPSINGPPPEGMDWDLWCGPAPSRPFNSRIHPGGWRNFLDYANGQLGDWGVHWLDQVLWWNGGEYPKRIFSTGGRPVAGPPVLTEREQTTDAPDHQVAVYEFETFTCVWEHRKFAQNGAERHPIGAYFYGSRGTLHIGWRDGWTFYPSGDSGTSHHEDPQLQEPDGHNLALLWTDFLEAIEHGREPVSGIESAHRSSVLPMLGMISLRTGRALQWDGSREQIIGDPEAAALMSRPYRAPWIYPQA from the coding sequence CTGAGGCGAAGAACCTTCCTGCGCGGTGCCGGGCTGGCCGGTGTTGCGTTCGCGGCGGCCCCGTGGGTGCGGCCCCAACCTGCCGACCGCACCTACCGCATCGCGCTGATCGGCTGTGGCTGGTGGGGACGCAACATCCTGAAGGAGGCGATGGCAAGCCGCCGGGTGACCGTCGTCGGCCTGTGTGACGTGGATGAACAGGCCCGCGAAGTCACCGCGGAGCAGGTGAACGACCTGAACGGAGATTCCCCGAGGACGTTTGCCGACTACCGGGACCTCCTGGCGAAGGCCGCCCCCGACGTGGTGTTGATTGCGACCCCGGATCACTGGCACGCCCTGCAGGCGATCGCCGCGCTTCGCGCCGGGGCCCACGTCTTCGTGGAGAAGCCGACGGGTCACACCGTGAACGAAAGTCGCGCGATGTGGCACGCGGCCCGGGACAGCGGCCGCAAGGTCCAGGTGGGGCTGCACCGCCGCATCGGGCCGCACCACGTGAGCGCGATGAAGTTCCTGAAGTCGGGCGCGGTGGGCACCGTGGGGATGGTCCGCCTGTTCGCGCACGGCGGCGGGGGGCCGGAGAAGCCCTCGATCAACGGACCGCCGCCCGAGGGGATGGACTGGGACCTGTGGTGCGGCCCCGCCCCATCCCGGCCGTTCAACTCCCGGATTCACCCGGGGGGCTGGCGCAACTTTCTCGACTATGCCAACGGCCAGCTGGGTGATTGGGGGGTCCACTGGCTGGACCAGGTCCTGTGGTGGAACGGCGGGGAATACCCAAAGCGGATTTTCTCGACCGGCGGACGGCCGGTGGCGGGACCACCGGTCCTCACGGAGCGGGAACAGACCACCGATGCACCGGACCACCAGGTGGCGGTCTACGAATTCGAGACGTTCACCTGCGTGTGGGAACACCGGAAGTTTGCGCAAAATGGCGCCGAGCGGCATCCGATCGGCGCGTACTTCTACGGCTCCCGCGGAACCCTGCACATCGGTTGGCGCGATGGCTGGACGTTTTATCCGTCGGGGGATTCCGGCACGTCGCACCACGAGGACCCGCAACTGCAGGAACCTGACGGCCACAACCTGGCCCTGTTGTGGACGGATTTCCTTGAGGCGATCGAGCACGGCAGGGAACCGGTGTCGGGCATCGAGTCGGCCCACCGGTCCTCAGTGCTGCCGATGCTGGGCATGATTTCCCTGCGGACCGGGAGAGCGCTCCAGTGGGACGGATCGAGGGAACAAATCATCGGTGATCCGGAGGCCGCGGCCCTGATGAGCCGACCCTATCGGGCCCCCTGGATCTATCCCCAGGCGTGA
- a CDS encoding PQQ-binding-like beta-propeller repeat protein, with the protein MPLRADDWTHWRGPTRNGISAESGWSDRWPDDGPRVAWKARVGLGFSSFVVGEGRAYTMGHAEEQDTIFCLDAATGRELWRHAYPAALGDKFFDGGTTGTPTLDAGRLFTLSRWGDVFCLDAATGTVLWTLQVVTETGARIPDWGFGGAPLVLGERVYLNVGDGGLALERETGAVAWRSGTRSAGYSTPLPVGRGSETLGLFSTGQSYLAVRLRDGSPTWSLRWLTEYGVNAADPIVDGDHLFLSSGYGKGAALYRLGPGEPVQVWKSKVLRTQMNAAVLLGGHLYGVDGDTTEKAALKCVEAATGAELWSQGGFGSGGLIIAGGRILALGGTGELMVAPATPDGFEPVSRSQVLGGKTWTAPVLANGRVYCRNSRGDVVCLDLQAR; encoded by the coding sequence ATGCCCCTTCGGGCGGACGACTGGACGCACTGGCGGGGCCCCACACGCAACGGGATTTCCGCAGAATCCGGCTGGAGCGACCGCTGGCCGGACGACGGCCCCCGCGTGGCCTGGAAGGCCCGCGTCGGGCTCGGGTTTTCTTCGTTCGTCGTGGGCGAGGGACGTGCGTACACGATGGGCCATGCAGAGGAACAGGACACCATCTTCTGCCTGGATGCGGCAACCGGTCGGGAACTCTGGCGACATGCCTATCCGGCGGCGCTTGGAGACAAGTTCTTTGACGGCGGTACCACCGGCACCCCGACGCTGGACGCGGGCCGCCTTTTCACCTTGAGCCGGTGGGGGGATGTCTTCTGTCTGGACGCCGCGACTGGAACGGTGCTCTGGACGCTGCAAGTTGTCACGGAAACCGGGGCGCGGATTCCCGACTGGGGATTTGGCGGCGCCCCGCTCGTGCTGGGCGAACGGGTGTACCTGAACGTCGGTGATGGCGGGCTGGCGCTGGAGCGTGAGACTGGGGCGGTCGCCTGGCGATCGGGAACGCGCAGCGCGGGATATTCGACGCCCCTTCCGGTCGGGCGCGGTTCCGAGACTCTCGGCCTGTTCTCGACGGGACAATCCTATCTGGCAGTTCGGCTCCGGGATGGCTCGCCGACATGGAGCCTGCGATGGCTTACGGAGTACGGGGTGAACGCCGCAGACCCAATCGTGGATGGCGACCACCTGTTTCTGTCCTCGGGTTACGGCAAGGGGGCCGCGCTGTACCGGCTTGGGCCGGGGGAGCCCGTGCAGGTCTGGAAAAGCAAAGTGCTCCGGACCCAGATGAATGCCGCGGTGCTGTTGGGTGGGCATCTCTACGGCGTGGACGGGGACACCACGGAGAAGGCGGCACTGAAGTGCGTGGAGGCGGCGACCGGAGCGGAATTGTGGTCCCAGGGAGGGTTCGGATCGGGTGGCCTGATCATCGCCGGGGGGAGGATCCTGGCATTGGGGGGCACCGGGGAGCTGATGGTCGCGCCGGCGACACCCGACGGCTTTGAACCCGTGTCCCGATCCCAGGTGCTCGGCGGCAAGACGTGGACGGCGCCCGTGCTGGCGAACGGCCGCGTGTACTGCCGAAACTCCCGCGGGGACGTGGTTTGCCTCGACCTTCAGGCCCGCTGA